One genomic window of Trichlorobacter lovleyi includes the following:
- the tatC gene encoding twin-arginine translocase subunit TatC → MSEEPSKVLPFIEHLVELRKRLIIIVVAVVIGMGLAWNLADEILIFMEKPLTGTTYLDTAKQKGYLYLKEHYPAIYGRANLEKELNKPKKQHALNYTAPLEPFFIQCKISVIAGFVLVLPIVFHQIWAFIAPGLTRKERRLVVPFITVATIAFCIGAMFFLTIIWPFIINFSLSYETEGLRSWLSLSAYVDFCLRLILLFGLIAELPIITLLLSRFGIVSYQFLAPKRKYALLASSIVAAFHSDLVTMFVIMIPLYLMYEVSVWVALFFGKKKENQTAEPEAA, encoded by the coding sequence ATGTCTGAAGAACCATCCAAAGTTCTCCCCTTTATCGAACACCTGGTCGAGTTACGCAAACGCCTGATCATCATCGTGGTGGCAGTGGTCATCGGCATGGGCCTTGCCTGGAATCTGGCCGACGAGATCCTGATCTTCATGGAAAAACCGCTGACCGGTACCACCTACCTGGATACGGCCAAACAGAAGGGCTACCTGTATCTGAAGGAACACTATCCGGCCATTTATGGCCGTGCCAACCTTGAAAAGGAACTGAACAAGCCCAAGAAGCAGCATGCCCTCAACTACACGGCGCCGCTTGAGCCGTTCTTTATCCAGTGCAAGATCTCGGTGATTGCCGGCTTCGTACTGGTACTGCCGATTGTGTTTCATCAGATCTGGGCCTTCATCGCCCCCGGACTGACCCGCAAGGAGCGCAGACTGGTGGTGCCGTTTATCACCGTGGCCACCATCGCCTTCTGTATCGGTGCGATGTTTTTTCTGACCATTATCTGGCCTTTCATCATCAACTTCTCACTCTCCTACGAAACCGAGGGACTGCGCAGCTGGCTGTCACTGTCAGCTTATGTCGATTTCTGTCTGCGCCTGATCCTGCTGTTCGGTCTGATTGCAGAGCTGCCGATTATCACCCTGCTGCTTTCACGTTTCGGCATTGTCTCCTACCAGTTTCTGGCCCCCAAGCGTAAATACGCCCTGCTGGCCAGTTCGATTGTGGCCGCCTTCCACTCAGACCTGGTAACCATGTTTGTGATCATGATCCCGCTCTACCTGATGTACGAGGTCAGTGTCTGGGTAGCACTGTTCTTCGGCAAGAAAAAGGAGAATCAAACCGCCGAGCCGGAGGCCGCATAG
- the rnr gene encoding ribonuclease R codes for MLLHKKEILNLLAEEPEALHFASLLRAFGGRHIKNELKQIVDDLVRSGEILRLRGNRYTLPGADNSGTVQGSISIHRDGYGFVKPESGGEDIFIPGKNINNALHGDKVSVRAEKSRSQRGKLEGRVVAILERANSRIVGRLQQSKRGATVVPEELRIGTFFTVPANAVNGAVDGQQVVIEVTAWPVGGRPPEGKVVEILGWPDDPDVEVQTVIRKFDLPHTFEPETLTEALAIPSQVGKNDLKDRVDLRKLPTVTIDGETAKDFDDAVSIRQEGQNFRLWVSIADVSHYIKPGSMLDREAYLRGTSVYFPDRCIPMLPERLSNGICSLNPHLDRLTMTAEILFDRQGRMLESSFYPSVIKSDARLTYTKVKQVIIDGDEKVLEEDRPLAPMLLQMKVLALILQAMRRQRGSIDFDLPEPEIILGLTGQTEAIIKSERNLAHQLIEEFMLAANEAVARFVSGQEMAFIYRVHEPPDPTKLTAFRDFILPFGFTLEMQGDRVEPSAMQRLINDAEGKPEERLVNYGLLRCMKQARYAAENLKHFGLASSCYTHFTSPIRRYPDLIVHRLLRLALERKAGTLDKKGQRELDRIGSTISEAAEHTSTRERVAMEAERDIVELKKLQFMQGRIGQEFDGFIAGVAGFGCFVELSEVFVEGLIHISTLADDLYSFDEPTHALIGRRSGRTLRIGDPVRVRVVAVNPQARRIEFVLESHSTVRRDVATAQPAATEEYPRIPIRGKRPVLKGTGNGNRRR; via the coding sequence ATGCTCCTGCACAAAAAAGAGATACTGAACCTGCTGGCTGAAGAACCCGAGGCACTGCACTTTGCCTCACTGCTGCGCGCCTTTGGCGGCCGCCATATCAAAAATGAGCTCAAGCAGATTGTGGATGACCTGGTACGCAGTGGCGAGATCCTGCGCCTGCGGGGCAACCGTTACACCCTGCCGGGAGCCGACAACAGCGGCACCGTGCAGGGCAGCATCTCGATTCACCGCGATGGGTACGGCTTTGTCAAGCCTGAGAGCGGCGGCGAGGACATCTTTATCCCGGGCAAGAACATCAATAACGCCCTGCATGGTGACAAGGTATCGGTCAGGGCCGAGAAGAGCCGCTCCCAGCGCGGCAAGCTGGAAGGCCGGGTGGTTGCCATACTGGAACGGGCCAACAGCCGGATTGTGGGACGCCTGCAGCAAAGCAAGCGTGGCGCAACCGTGGTTCCGGAAGAACTGCGGATCGGCACCTTCTTTACCGTGCCGGCCAATGCGGTCAATGGCGCGGTTGATGGGCAGCAGGTGGTGATTGAAGTCACCGCCTGGCCGGTCGGGGGGCGCCCACCCGAAGGCAAAGTGGTTGAAATCCTGGGCTGGCCCGACGACCCTGATGTTGAAGTACAGACGGTGATCCGCAAGTTTGATCTGCCCCACACCTTTGAACCGGAGACGCTGACAGAGGCCCTGGCAATCCCCTCCCAGGTCGGCAAAAACGATCTGAAGGATCGGGTTGACCTGCGCAAGCTGCCCACCGTGACCATTGACGGAGAAACGGCCAAAGACTTTGACGATGCCGTTTCCATCAGACAGGAAGGCCAGAATTTCAGACTCTGGGTTTCGATCGCCGATGTCTCACACTACATCAAGCCTGGTAGTATGCTTGACCGCGAGGCCTACCTGCGAGGCACTTCGGTCTACTTTCCGGACCGCTGCATCCCGATGCTGCCGGAACGCCTCTCAAACGGCATCTGCTCCCTGAATCCCCACCTGGACCGGCTGACCATGACCGCCGAGATACTCTTTGACCGGCAGGGGCGGATGCTCGAATCCAGCTTCTACCCCAGCGTGATCAAGAGCGACGCCCGCCTGACCTACACCAAGGTCAAGCAGGTCATCATTGATGGCGATGAAAAAGTGCTCGAAGAGGACCGTCCCCTGGCCCCGATGCTGCTGCAGATGAAAGTGCTGGCCCTGATTCTGCAGGCGATGCGCAGACAACGGGGCAGTATTGACTTTGATCTGCCTGAACCGGAGATCATCCTCGGCCTGACCGGCCAGACCGAGGCGATCATCAAGAGTGAGCGCAACCTGGCCCACCAGCTGATCGAAGAGTTCATGCTGGCTGCCAACGAGGCCGTAGCCCGCTTTGTGTCCGGGCAGGAGATGGCATTCATCTACCGGGTCCATGAGCCGCCTGATCCAACCAAACTGACCGCCTTCCGCGACTTTATCCTGCCCTTTGGCTTTACCCTGGAGATGCAGGGAGATCGGGTGGAGCCGTCAGCCATGCAGCGCCTGATCAACGACGCAGAAGGCAAGCCGGAAGAACGGCTGGTTAACTACGGCCTGCTGCGCTGCATGAAACAGGCCCGCTATGCGGCTGAAAACCTGAAACATTTCGGTCTGGCCTCCAGCTGCTACACCCATTTCACCTCGCCGATCCGGCGCTACCCCGACCTGATTGTGCACCGCCTGCTCCGGTTGGCCCTGGAGCGCAAAGCCGGGACACTGGACAAAAAAGGACAGCGCGAACTGGATCGGATCGGCAGCACCATTTCCGAAGCCGCCGAGCATACCAGCACCCGCGAGAGGGTGGCCATGGAGGCGGAGCGGGATATTGTCGAGCTGAAAAAACTGCAGTTCATGCAGGGCAGAATCGGGCAGGAGTTTGACGGTTTTATCGCCGGGGTAGCCGGTTTCGGCTGTTTTGTGGAGTTGTCGGAGGTCTTTGTGGAAGGACTGATACACATCTCCACCCTGGCGGACGACCTCTACAGCTTTGATGAGCCAACCCACGCCCTGATCGGCCGGCGTTCCGGGCGCACCTTGCGGATCGGCGACCCTGTCCGGGTACGGGTGGTGGCGGTCAATCCCCAGGCCCGCAGGATCGAGTTTGTACTGGAAAGCCACAGCACTGTCCGCAGAGACGTGGCCACAGCCCAACCGGCTGCCACGGAGGAGTATCCACGTATCCCGATCAGGGGCAAACGCCCGGTACTGAAAGGCACCGGCAACGGAAATCGCCGGCGTTAG
- a CDS encoding helix-turn-helix transcriptional regulator — MAAGSIGGSGVVKREGFYRVWDILGDEQRGIKPLIPVKKSTWWKGVRSGRFPASICLGGKTTVWRKSDIHDWIDKQGR, encoded by the coding sequence ATGGCAGCAGGCAGCATTGGTGGTTCAGGCGTTGTAAAGCGTGAAGGGTTTTATCGTGTGTGGGATATTCTCGGTGACGAGCAGCGGGGTATCAAACCGCTGATCCCGGTGAAAAAGTCAACATGGTGGAAAGGGGTACGGAGCGGCAGATTTCCAGCCTCAATTTGCCTGGGTGGTAAGACCACTGTCTGGCGCAAGTCAGACATACATGACTGGATCGACAAGCAAGGCCGCTAG
- a CDS encoding site-specific integrase, with translation MTSFRTSRSQARHAVKALSGIGKARHGSKEVGRVHSLGTARNYEQALSGLAAWLNVSRLGSLRDLDRNKALRYLDERSESVRQPTLDQDRQAIQAALGEQLPRVKSELSTALSGRAYTQDQLTAIAAAQAERHAVATEVAAACGLRAHELLTIRRIEEQKPSNHRSWRTDLYANREGKFYVVTGKGGLCRAVLIPADLADRLEARRFEQARVITDRGIKYDVRYDIGGGQAWSASFSAASKRALGWSTGAHGCRHSYAQARMDELQSSGYRYLEALLVVSQEMGHFRPSITEVYLR, from the coding sequence ATGACTAGTTTTCGAACCAGTCGAAGCCAAGCCCGCCATGCTGTGAAAGCCCTGTCAGGCATTGGCAAAGCTCGTCATGGCAGCAAAGAGGTTGGGCGGGTTCATTCGTTAGGCACCGCTCGCAACTATGAGCAAGCCCTGTCAGGGCTTGCCGCCTGGTTGAATGTCAGCCGCTTGGGTAGTCTGCGTGACTTGGATCGCAACAAGGCACTGCGCTATCTAGACGAGCGTTCTGAGTCGGTCCGACAACCGACCCTGGATCAAGACCGACAGGCGATCCAGGCAGCCCTCGGAGAGCAGTTGCCGCGTGTCAAGAGTGAGCTATCCACAGCTTTGTCTGGACGTGCCTACACTCAAGATCAGTTGACAGCCATTGCGGCTGCTCAGGCCGAGCGTCATGCCGTCGCCACCGAAGTCGCTGCTGCATGCGGCCTGCGGGCTCATGAGCTGTTAACCATCCGTCGAATAGAAGAGCAGAAACCGAGCAACCATCGTTCCTGGCGGACTGACCTATACGCTAACCGTGAAGGCAAATTTTACGTGGTGACTGGCAAAGGTGGCTTATGCCGTGCCGTACTCATTCCTGCCGACCTGGCTGACCGTCTAGAGGCTAGGCGGTTTGAGCAGGCGCGGGTTATAACAGATCGTGGTATCAAATATGATGTCAGATACGACATCGGTGGTGGACAAGCATGGTCGGCGTCGTTTTCGGCTGCTAGCAAACGTGCGTTGGGGTGGTCAACCGGTGCTCACGGATGCCGTCATAGCTACGCCCAGGCTCGCATGGATGAGTTACAGTCATCAGGCTATCGTTATTTGGAGGCATTGCTTGTTGTATCGCAGGAAATGGGGCATTTCCGGCCGAGTATTACTGAGGTATATCTGCGTTGA
- a CDS encoding replication initiator protein A, producing the protein MKNKSSSVLRLDIATMKYPFFSVTGGEEKRQYQDEKRDVSLVISAPTDCGAPSVMDRDVLTYCQTRLRQLYGPKDLEVFDEFPAIEFSFRKFCATTGRQPGGTSMAYLERALIRLNKSLITTKNICVNKNELAQEPTPFIDFFEITKGEDRKRGRGNDVIIKVRPSRWVHKALIRDYLLVDPDFYNIKSPMARRLFEVGRAFVGDRPGNFVFDLDGLSLLLGLKSPRNKMLSMIKQHIPQLARLDLRLDLKRDGVVYSRIQSEPEELPPVPPELEEDYLNPMNPQEEAEQLLKELTLAKTSCNDQENIGYDEELARTVFGEP; encoded by the coding sequence ATGAAAAATAAATCTAGTTCCGTCTTGAGACTTGATATAGCCACGATGAAGTACCCTTTCTTTTCGGTTACTGGCGGCGAAGAGAAACGCCAATATCAAGATGAAAAACGAGATGTGTCGCTCGTTATCAGCGCCCCCACGGACTGCGGCGCGCCCTCTGTCATGGATCGTGATGTTCTGACCTACTGCCAGACGCGACTCCGGCAACTTTATGGCCCTAAAGACTTGGAAGTGTTTGATGAATTTCCTGCTATCGAGTTTTCGTTTCGTAAATTCTGCGCCACAACAGGCAGGCAGCCAGGTGGAACGTCCATGGCATATCTTGAACGTGCCCTGATTCGACTCAACAAAAGCCTGATAACCACCAAAAACATCTGTGTTAACAAAAATGAGCTTGCTCAAGAGCCAACACCCTTTATAGATTTTTTTGAGATCACCAAGGGCGAGGACAGAAAACGCGGACGTGGCAACGATGTGATAATCAAGGTCAGGCCATCTCGCTGGGTCCACAAGGCGTTAATTCGTGATTACCTACTGGTTGACCCAGACTTCTATAACATCAAGTCTCCGATGGCACGTCGACTGTTTGAGGTCGGGCGAGCGTTTGTTGGAGATAGACCCGGAAATTTTGTGTTTGATCTTGATGGGCTTAGTCTTTTGCTCGGCTTAAAGTCACCTCGCAACAAAATGCTGTCAATGATCAAGCAGCATATACCGCAACTCGCCAGGCTTGACCTGCGACTTGACCTCAAGCGAGATGGTGTTGTTTATTCCCGGATTCAATCAGAGCCGGAAGAACTCCCACCTGTACCGCCAGAGCTTGAAGAGGATTATCTGAATCCAATGAACCCACAAGAAGAGGCAGAGCAACTGCTGAAAGAGCTGACTCTTGCCAAGACATCATGTAATGACCAAGAAAATATAGGGTACGACGAGGAGCTTGCAAGGACGGTTTTTGGCGAGCCATAG